A stretch of the Aspergillus puulaauensis MK2 DNA, chromosome 6, nearly complete sequence genome encodes the following:
- the LAC9_3 gene encoding lactose regulatory protein lac9 and GAL4-like protein (COG:K;~EggNog:ENOG410PIUD;~InterPro:IPR036864,IPR007219,IPR005600,IPR001138;~PFAM:PF00172,PF04082;~TransMembrane:1 (o625-642i);~go_function: GO:0000981 - DNA-binding transcription factor activity, RNA polymerase II-specific [Evidence IEA];~go_function: GO:0003677 - DNA binding [Evidence IEA];~go_function: GO:0008270 - zinc ion binding [Evidence IEA];~go_process: GO:0006351 - transcription, DNA-templated [Evidence IEA];~go_process: GO:0006355 - regulation of transcription, DNA-templated [Evidence IEA]) — translation MSAQPGRRTPAPDSDLPSRTGTGTGTGTAEQACRECRRRKSKCDRTIPVCRLCGKFARACTYEKSARTPLTRTYLSKVENELARTKALLHRFMPEEQQDDERDGHDRLDGLTFGYDSETYNADGQSVQQPALDNGLASSGTAHVDPSRHEMPLPTSSLETHHRARVSANPVMVDSVGQHPRPHMRPVSESRSIGTTAFSLETPPSSSNFEWDERAGTVGGDRFVDGMASLTSRSNEGGYLGSASGAALLRLTDTRPDATAYESDTQPDYHRQSSIPFALNSMSQLEPFVDAYFRLYHCSYPIVHEATFRAQFMEIIPRPSGNAWHVLLFVISALGVFTSATQPTDIDFALFDAAKERLSIDVLETGNIVLVQALTLISNYLQKRNKPNSGYNYMGLARRVAMGIGLHKEFPTWDATLLTLEMRRRVWYGLYIFDIGAIITFSRPLDFPEQGVDVQLPLNAHDSDITSGTRRMPIPAAETTIYTHLRAQAQFHLATSHIYSKIISHPLPSAAELIALDDQYIGGWLAELPPFFAETALQPPKFTLCHAILRWRYRNFRILMYRPFLVGQLMSRTRTGQAPSGGGSSNDAQIGFAIERCLHAAREAVDLISTFWRVCIDQRTMMACWYGLYFLFQAILIPVICLRNDPQSPLAEGWRDQVVQAVEVLESMALLNPTAQRCLGVIQSLCGSYLQPSSVDGWGRPTEESPQTQLANLYPLMWPTLEMGQLDGGDTIIQESTIMDFMNRLPVLE, via the exons ATGAGCGCCCAGCCCGGTCGTCGCACTCCGGCGCCCGACTCCGACCTGCCCAGCcgcacaggcacaggcacaggcacaggcacagcagAGCAGGCCTGCCGGGAATGCCGCCGCAGGAAGTCCAAATGCGACAGGACAATCCCCGTCTGTCGTCTCTGTGGCAAGTTCGCCCGTGCCTGTACGTATGAGAAGTCCGCGCGCACGCCTCTGACCCGGACGTACCTGTCCAAGGTGGAGAACGAGCTTGCCCGGACCAAGGCGCTGCTGCATCGGTTTATGCctgaggagcagcaggaCGATGAACGGGACGGCCATGACCGTCTGGATGGTTTGACATTTGGATACGACAGTGAGACCTATAATGCGGATGGGCAGTCCGTTCAGCAGCCGGCCCTTGATAACGGCCTGGCTTCGTCCGGCACAGCCCATGTGGACCCCAGTCGGCATGAGATGCCTCTTCCCACGTCTTCTTTGGAGACTCACCATCGGGCTAGAGTGTCTGCTAATCCAGTAATGGTGGATTCAGTGGGTCAGCATCCCAGGCCACACATGCGGCCTGTTTCGGAGTCGCGGTCTATTGGAACGACGGCGTTCTCGCTGGAGACGCCGCCGTCGAGCAGTAATTTTGAATGGGACGAGAGGGCAGGGACGGTCGGCGGAGACAGGTTCGTAGATGGCATGGCAAGTCTGACGAGTAGGTCGAATGAGGGAGGTTATCTCG GTTCGGCGTCTGGAGCTGCGCTGCTTCGACTGACAGATACGAGACCAGACGCTACTGCGTATGAGTCTGATACGCAGCCAGATTACCATCGCCAGTCCAGCATCCCGTTTGCCCTGAATTCCATGTCGCAGCTGGAGCCGTTTGTGGACGCCTACTTCCGCCTCTACCACTGCTCATATCCCATTGTCCATGAGGCTACCTTCCGTGCGCAGTTCATGGAAATCATTCCCCGGCCATCTGGTAACGCATGGCATGTTCTGTTGTTTGTGATATCGGCTCTCGGCGTCTTCACCAGCGCCACCCAGCCCACCGATATCGACTTTGCGCTGTTCGACGCGGCCAAGGAGAGACTATCCATTGATGTGCTAGAGACAGGCAATATAGTCCTGGTGCAAGCACTGACACTCATCTCAAACTACTTGCAGAAGCGCAATAAGCCGAACTCCGGGTACAACTATATGGGCCTGGCACGGCGCGTGGCAATGGGAATCGGGCTCCACAAGGAGTTCCCAACCTGGGATGCTACTCTATTGACCCTGGAAATGAGGCGGAGGGTGTGGTACGGTCTGTATATCTTTGATATCGGTGCGATCATCACCTTCTCTCGCCCGCTCGACTTTCCAGAGCAGGGCGTCGACGTCCAGCTGCCATTGAATGCGCACGACAGC GACATCACCTCCGGCACACGACGGATGCCCATCCCCGCTGCAGAGACAACCATCTACACACATCTGCGAGCCCAGGCCCAGTTCCACCTCGCCACCAGCCACATCTATTCCAAGATAAtctcccatcctctcccGTCAGCAGCCGAGCTCATTGCCCTGGACGACCAGTACATCGGCGGCTGGCTTGCCGAGCTCcctcccttcttcgccgaaaCCGCCCTCCAGCCCCCGAAATTCACCCTCTGCCATGCCATCCTCCGATGGCGGTACCGGAACTTCCGAATACTGATGTATCGCCCGTTCCTAGTGGGCCAGCTCATGTCGCGTACGCGAACGGGCCAAGCTCCCAGTGGCGGCGGTAGTAGCAACGACGCCCAGATCGGCTTCGCGATAGAGCGCTGCCTCCACGCCGCCAGAGAAGCCGTCGACCTCATCTCCACCTTCTGGCGGGTGTGCATTGACCAGCGTACCATGATGGCCTGCTGGTACGGGCTATACTTCCTATTCCAGGCCATCCTGATCCCAGTGATCTGCCTGCGGAATGACCCGCAGTCACCGCTGGCTGAGGGCTGGCGGGACCAGGTTGTGCAGGCCGTGGAGGTTCTGGAGTCGATGGCGCTGCTGAATCCAACGGCGCAGCGCTGTCTGGGTGTTATCCAGTCGCTTTGTGGGAGTTATCTCCAGCCGAGTAGTGTTGATGGCTGGGGGAGGCCGACGGAGGAGTCGCCGCAGACACAGCTGGCGAATTTGTATCCGTTGATGTGGCCGACGTTGGAGATGGGCCAGTTGGATGGGGGGGATACAATTAT ACAAGAGTCGACGATTATGGACTTTATGAATAGGTTGCCTGTGCTTGAGTGA
- a CDS encoding SDR family oxidoreductase (COG:Q;~EggNog:ENOG410PKZK;~InterPro:IPR002347,IPR036291,IPR020904;~PFAM:PF00106,PF13561,PF08659;~go_function: GO:0016491 - oxidoreductase activity [Evidence IEA];~go_process: GO:0055114 - oxidation-reduction process [Evidence IEA]) yields the protein MVLSQPQNQHVTKAFDLSGKVAVVTGGARGIGLEVSRGLAEAGADVAIIYNTSNTADATAAEIASTNKVTARAYQANVSNKDQIENTIAQIKKDFGRLDIVVVNSGIASSVPAEEYTTEQWRQIMDVNLDGAFYTAQAAAKIFKEQGHGNVIFTASVSATLVNVPQKQAAYNASKAGVVQLAKCLSVEWVDFCRVNCISPGFIATEILDHHPKEWREKWNEMIPARRMAQTYELKGAYVFAASDASSYMTGADIIIDGGYTLP from the exons ATGGTCCTCTCGCAACCGCAAAACCAGCACGTCACAAAGGCTTTTGACCTGAGCGGAAAGGTCGCAGTCGTTACAG GAGGAGCACGCGGTATCGGCCTCGAAGTCTCCCGGGGTCTCGCTGAAGCGGGCGCAGAT GTAGCTATAATCTACAACACATCCAACACAGCTGACGCGACGGCCGCCGAAATCGCATCGACGAACAAGGTCACCGCGCGCGCATACCAGGCCAACGTGTCCAACAAGGACCAGATCGAGAACACAATTgcccagatcaagaaagACTTTGGGAGACTCGATATCGTCGTTGTCAACTCGGGCATCGCATCCTCCGTCCCGGCTGAGGAGTATACCACCGAGCAATGGCGCCAGATCATGGACGTCAACCTGGACGGCGCATTCTATACCGCACAGGCGGCCGCAAAGATCTTTAAGGAGCAGGGACATGGCAATGTGATATTCACGGCGTCTGTCAGTGCGACGCTGGTTAATGTGCCTCAGAAGCAGGCGGCG TACAACGCTTCCAAAGCCGGCGTCGTCCAGCTAGCAAAGTGTCTCTCAGTCGAATGGGTGGACTTCTGCCGCGTCAACTGTATCTCGCCTGGATTCATCGCCACGGAAATCCTCGACCACCACCCGAAGGAGTGGAGGGAGAAGTGGAACGAGATGATTCCTGCCAGGCGGATGGCCCAGACATACGAGCTGAAGGGG GCGTATGTATTTGCGGCATCGGATGCGTCGAGCTATATGACCGGAGCAGATATCATCATTGACGGCGGTTACACTCTTCCTTAG